Proteins co-encoded in one Erinaceus europaeus chromosome 2, mEriEur2.1, whole genome shotgun sequence genomic window:
- the ZNF628 gene encoding zinc finger protein 628 isoform X4 — protein MLPALCASRPRRQEAAARRELQVPACPARPRGAPERGARRRPMGRGQGGVSAECVVTRGGDVGVCVRERPPIKVGCRAPGPAGRERAPAPPPPLPAAPPGAPPSRRPPRAGSGAQRLAPLVGAAGVMVGAHAAMAPASTAEGAAEKPEKPGPAAPGAAASQYECGECGKSFRWSSRLLHHQRTHTGERPYKCADCPKAFKGSSALLYHQRGHTGERPYQCADCPKAFKRSSLLQIHRSVHTGLRAFTCGQCGLAFKWSSHYQYHLRQHSGERPYACPDCPKAFKNSSSLRRHRHVHTGERPYACGVCGKSFTQSTNLRQHQRVHTGERPFRCPLCPKTFTHSSNLLLHQRTHGAAPGPQPPPLPLQEPSGPRVPSAGPAAATPAVPVPAAAPVAFLSAPSPPAPTPPAPPPVVPELFLAAAETAVELVCRCAGCELAFGSEEQLLQHQPCPGPAVPPAPQEAVPDPLGTELPALLQPGPTQAAAPAAPGFACLPCGKAFRTVGGLSRHQHSHAPASGQAFRCGSCDAAFPQLSSLLAHQQSHVEEAAAGRPPPQAEAAEVTCPQEPPAPTTPNPAPAAPAATAAERPYKCAECGKAFKGSSGLRYHLRDHTGERPYQCGECGKAFKRSSLLQIHQRVHTGLRAFTCGQCGLTFKWSSHYQYHLRLHSGERPYACGECGKAFRNTSCLRRHRHVHTGERPHACGVCGKSFAQTSNLRQHQRVHTGERPFRCPLCPKTFTHSSNLLLHQRTHSAERPFACPVCGRGFVMAAYLQRHLRTHAPAGQPAPAPAPARLAAAPAASPATQDVHVLPHLQATLSLEVAGGSAQGPGPAPNSQAFLLVQTAQGLQLIPSRVQPPPLPPPPAPPKLILLPSSTPAGGNGHQGQRVVGKAGQAAGVVWLPGPGALGVQGGGNSGVSGGGQGLIVLQNVGGGNSGPQEVSRVQLLPLRPAQEVTTVQLQPAQEVTTVQLQPLQPAQEVTTVQLQPAQEVTTVQLQPLQPAQEVTTVQLQPAKEVTTVQLQPLRQAQEVTTVQLQPLRQSQEVTTVQLQPLQPAQEMTTVQLQPLRPAQEVTTVQLQPLRPAQEVTTVQLQPVAGQLSNSSGGTMATEGPNLLVVQSGAAEELLAGSGPGEAGDGEADGGVVQDVLFETLQTDDGLQSVLVLSGADGEQTQLCVQEVEALPPALAEPPAPGPQGQKLLIIRAPASELLEGAGGAATLQLLAPQPPAPAPAVPQVVQVLPAGAAPGAPAPQSLPAIQIVQAMPAVQLVHTF, from the exons gtgtgaTGGTGGGCGCGCACGCGGCCATGGCGCCCGCCTCCACGGCGGAGGGGGCGGCGGAGAAGCCGGAGAAGCCGGGCCCCGCAGCCCCCGGCGCGGCCGCCTCGCAGTACGAGTGCGGGGAGTGCGGGAAGTCCTTCCGCTGGTCGTCGCGGCTCCTGCACCACCAGCGCACCCACACCGGGGAGCGGCCCTACAAGTGCGCCGACTGCCCCAAGGCCTTCAAGGGCTCGTCGGCGCTGCTGTACCACCAGCGCGGCCACACGGGCGAGCGGCCCTACCAGTGCGCCGACTGCCCCAAGGCCTTCAAGCGCTCGTCGCTGCTGCAGATCCACCGCAGCGTGCACACCGGCCTGCGCGCCTTCACCTGCGGCCAGTGCGGCCTGGCCTTCAAGTGGTCGTCGCACTACCAGTACCATCTGCGGCAGCACTCGGGCGAGCGGCCCTACGCCTGCCCCGACTGCCCCAAGGCCTTCAAGAACTCGTCCAGCCTGCGGCGCCACCGCCACGTGCACACGGGCGAGCGGCCCTACGCCTGCGGGGTCTGCGGCAAGAGCTTCACGCAGAGCACCAACCTGCGGCAGCACCAGCGCGTGCACACGGGCGAGCGCCCCTTCCGCTGCCCGCTCTGCCCCAAGACCTTCACGCACTCGTCCAACCTGCTGCTGCACCAGCGCACGCACGGCGCCGCCCCGGGCCCGCAGCCGCCGCCCCTCCCGCTGCAGGAGCCCTCGGGGCCCAGGGTCCCCTCCGCGGGCCCCGCCGCCGCCACCCCCGCCGTCCCCGTCCCCGCAGCGGCGCCCGTGGCCTTCCTGTCCGCCCCCAGCCCGCCCGCGCCCACGCCGCCCGCGCCCCCGCCCGTGGTGCCCGAGCTCTTCCTGGCGGCGGCCGAGACCGCGGTGGAGCTGGTCTGCCGATGCGCCGGCTGCGAGCTGGCCTTCGGCAGCGAGGAACAGCTCCTGCAGCACCAGCCCTGCCCCGGACCCGCGGTGCCGCCCGCGCCGCAGGAGGCCGTCCCCGACCCGCTGGGGACCGAGCTGCCCGCGCTGCTCCAGCCGGGCCCCACGCAGGCCGCCGCCCCCGCGGCCCCGGGGTTCGCCTGCCTGCCCTGCGGGAAAGCCTTCCGCACCGTGGGCGGCCTCTCCCGCCACCAGCACAGCCACGCGCCGGCCAGCGGCCAGGCCTTCCGCTGCGGCAGCTGTGACGCCGCCTTCCCGCAGCTCTCCAGCCTCCTGGCGCACCAGCAGAGCCACgtggaggaggcggcggcggggCGGCCGCCCCCGCAGGCCGAGGCGGCCGAGGTCACCTGTCCCCAGGAACCCCCCGCGCCCACCACGCCCAACCCCGCGCCTGCTGCTCCCGCTGCCACCGCCGCCGAGCGGCCCTACAAGTGTGCGGAGTGCGGGAAGGCCTTCAAGGGCTCCTCtgggctgcgctaccacctgcggGACCACACGGGCGAGCGGCCCTACCAGTGCGGCGAGTGCGGCAAGGCCTTCAAGCGCTCGTCGCTGCTGCAGATCCACCAGCGCGTGCACACCGGCCTGCGCGCCTTCACCTGCGGCCAGTGCGGCCTCACCTTCAAGTGGTCGTCGCACTACCAGTACCACCTGCGGCTGCACTCGGGCGAGCGGCCCTACGCCTGCGGCGAGTGCGGGAAGGCCTTCCGCAACACTTCGTGCCTGCGGCGCCACCGCCATGTGCACACGGGCGAGCGGCCGCACGCCTGCGGGGTCTGCGGCAAGAGCTTCGCGCAGACGTCCAACCTGCGGCAGCACCAGCGTGTGCACACGGGCGAGCGCCCCTTCCGCTGCCCCCTCTGCCCCAAGACCTTCACGCACTCGTCCAACCTGCTGCTGCACCAGCGCACGCACTCGGCCGAGCGCCCCTTCGCCTGCCCGGTGTGCGGCCGCGGCTTCGTCATGGCGGCCTACCTGCAGCGCCACCTGCGGACTCACGCCCCCGCCGGGcagcccgcccccgcccccgcccccgcccggctGGCTGCGGCTCCGGCCGCCTCTCCGGCCACCCAGGACGTCCACgtcctcccccacctgcaggccacGCTCTCCTTGGAGGTGGCAGGGGGCTCGGCCCAGGGCCCAGGCCCGGCTCCCAACTCGCAGGCGTTTCTCCTGGTGCAGACCGCACAGGGGCTGCAGCTCATCCCCAGCCGCGTGCAGCCGCCCCCGCTCCCGCCCCCGCCGGCCCCCCCCAAGCTCATCCTGCTGCCCTCCAGCACCCCTgcgggggggaatggccaccagggccAGCGGGTGGTGGGGAAAGCTGGGCAGGCTGCTGGGGTGGTCTGGCTGCCCGGGCCTGGGGCgctgggggtgcagggagggggCAACTCGGGGGTTagtgggggagggcagggcctCATTGTTTTACAGAATGTGGGGGGTGGGAACTCGGGGCCTCAGGAAGTGAGTCGAGTGCAGCTGCTGCCCCTCCGGCCGGCCCAGGAGGTGACCACGGTCCAGCTGCAGCCAGCCCAGGAGGTGACCACGGTCCAGCTGCAGCCTCTCCAGCCGGCCCAGGAGGTGACCACGGTCCAGCTGCAGCCGGCCCAGGAGGTGACCACAGTCCAGCTGCAGCCTCTCCAGCCGGCCCAGGAG GTGACCACGGTCCAGCTGCAGCCGGCCAAGGAGGTGACCACGGTCCAGCTCCAGCCCCTCCGGCAGGCCCAGGAGGTGACCACGGTCCAGCTCCAGCCCCTCCGGCAGTCCCAGGAGGTGACCACGGTCCAGCTGCAGCCTCTCCAGCCGGCCCAGGAGATGACCACGGTCCAGCTGCAGCCACTCCGGCCGGCCCAGGAGGTGACCACGGTCCAGCTGCAGCCCCTCCGGCCGGCCCAGGAGGTGACCACGGTCCAGCTGCAGCCTGTGGCAGGCCAGCTGTCCAATTCCAGCGGGGGGACCATGGCCACGGAGGGCCCCAACCTGCTGGTGGTTCAGAGTGGGGCGGCCGAGGAGCTGCTGGCGGGCTCAGGCCCCGGGGAGGCGGGGGACGGCGAGGCGGACGGCGGTGTGGTGCAGGACGTGCTTTTCGAGACTCTGCAGACGGACGACGGCCTGCAGAGCGTGCTGGTGCTGAGCGGGGCGGACGGGGAGCAGACGCAGCTCTGCGTGCAGGAGGTGGAGGCCCTGCCTCCCGCCCTGGCCGAGCCGCCGGCCCCGGGGCCTCAGGGCCAGAAGCTGCTCATCATCCGCGCGCCGGCCTCGGAGCTGCTGGAGGGCGCGGGCGGTGCCGCCACGCTGCAGCTCCTGGCCCCGCAGCCCCCCGCGCCCGCTCCCGCCGTGCCGCAGGTGGTGCAGGTGCTGCCCGCGGGCGCTGCGCCCGGCGCCCCGGCGCCCCAAAGCCTGCCGGCCATCCAGATCGTGCAGGCCATGCCCGCCGTGCAGCTGGTGCACACCTTCTGA
- the ZNF628 gene encoding zinc finger protein 628 isoform X6 gives MLPALCASRPRRQEAAARRELQVPACPARPRGAPERGARRRPMGRGQGGVSAECVVTRGGDVGVCVRERPPIKVGCRAPGPAGRERAPAPPPPLPAAPPGAPPSRRPPRAGSGAQRLAPLVGAAGVMVGAHAAMAPASTAEGAAEKPEKPGPAAPGAAASQYECGECGKSFRWSSRLLHHQRTHTGERPYKCADCPKAFKGSSALLYHQRGHTGERPYQCADCPKAFKRSSLLQIHRSVHTGLRAFTCGQCGLAFKWSSHYQYHLRQHSGERPYACPDCPKAFKNSSSLRRHRHVHTGERPYACGVCGKSFTQSTNLRQHQRVHTGERPFRCPLCPKTFTHSSNLLLHQRTHGAAPGPQPPPLPLQEPSGPRVPSAGPAAATPAVPVPAAAPVAFLSAPSPPAPTPPAPPPVVPELFLAAAETAVELVCRCAGCELAFGSEEQLLQHQPCPGPAVPPAPQEAVPDPLGTELPALLQPGPTQAAAPAAPGFACLPCGKAFRTVGGLSRHQHSHAPASGQAFRCGSCDAAFPQLSSLLAHQQSHVEEAAAGRPPPQAEAAEVTCPQEPPAPTTPNPAPAAPAATAAERPYKCAECGKAFKGSSGLRYHLRDHTGERPYQCGECGKAFKRSSLLQIHQRVHTGLRAFTCGQCGLTFKWSSHYQYHLRLHSGERPYACGECGKAFRNTSCLRRHRHVHTGERPHACGVCGKSFAQTSNLRQHQRVHTGERPFRCPLCPKTFTHSSNLLLHQRTHSAERPFACPVCGRGFVMAAYLQRHLRTHAPAGQPAPAPAPARLAAAPAASPATQDVHVLPHLQATLSLEVAGGSAQGPGPAPNSQAFLLVQTAQGLQLIPSRVQPPPLPPPPAPPKLILLPSSTPAGGNGHQGQRVVGKAGQAAGVVWLPGPGALGVQGGGNSGVSGGGQGLIVLQNVGGGNSGPQEVSRVQLLPLRPAQEVTTVQLQPAQEVTTVQLQPLQPAQEVTTVQLQPAQEVTTVQLQPLQPAQEVTTVQLQPLRQAQEVTTVQLQPLRQSQEVTTVQLQPLQPAQEMTTVQLQPLRPAQEVTTVQLQPLRPAQEVTTVQLQPVAGQLSNSSGGTMATEGPNLLVVQSGAAEELLAGSGPGEAGDGEADGGVVQDVLFETLQTDDGLQSVLVLSGADGEQTQLCVQEVEALPPALAEPPAPGPQGQKLLIIRAPASELLEGAGGAATLQLLAPQPPAPAPAVPQVVQVLPAGAAPGAPAPQSLPAIQIVQAMPAVQLVHTF, from the exons gtgtgaTGGTGGGCGCGCACGCGGCCATGGCGCCCGCCTCCACGGCGGAGGGGGCGGCGGAGAAGCCGGAGAAGCCGGGCCCCGCAGCCCCCGGCGCGGCCGCCTCGCAGTACGAGTGCGGGGAGTGCGGGAAGTCCTTCCGCTGGTCGTCGCGGCTCCTGCACCACCAGCGCACCCACACCGGGGAGCGGCCCTACAAGTGCGCCGACTGCCCCAAGGCCTTCAAGGGCTCGTCGGCGCTGCTGTACCACCAGCGCGGCCACACGGGCGAGCGGCCCTACCAGTGCGCCGACTGCCCCAAGGCCTTCAAGCGCTCGTCGCTGCTGCAGATCCACCGCAGCGTGCACACCGGCCTGCGCGCCTTCACCTGCGGCCAGTGCGGCCTGGCCTTCAAGTGGTCGTCGCACTACCAGTACCATCTGCGGCAGCACTCGGGCGAGCGGCCCTACGCCTGCCCCGACTGCCCCAAGGCCTTCAAGAACTCGTCCAGCCTGCGGCGCCACCGCCACGTGCACACGGGCGAGCGGCCCTACGCCTGCGGGGTCTGCGGCAAGAGCTTCACGCAGAGCACCAACCTGCGGCAGCACCAGCGCGTGCACACGGGCGAGCGCCCCTTCCGCTGCCCGCTCTGCCCCAAGACCTTCACGCACTCGTCCAACCTGCTGCTGCACCAGCGCACGCACGGCGCCGCCCCGGGCCCGCAGCCGCCGCCCCTCCCGCTGCAGGAGCCCTCGGGGCCCAGGGTCCCCTCCGCGGGCCCCGCCGCCGCCACCCCCGCCGTCCCCGTCCCCGCAGCGGCGCCCGTGGCCTTCCTGTCCGCCCCCAGCCCGCCCGCGCCCACGCCGCCCGCGCCCCCGCCCGTGGTGCCCGAGCTCTTCCTGGCGGCGGCCGAGACCGCGGTGGAGCTGGTCTGCCGATGCGCCGGCTGCGAGCTGGCCTTCGGCAGCGAGGAACAGCTCCTGCAGCACCAGCCCTGCCCCGGACCCGCGGTGCCGCCCGCGCCGCAGGAGGCCGTCCCCGACCCGCTGGGGACCGAGCTGCCCGCGCTGCTCCAGCCGGGCCCCACGCAGGCCGCCGCCCCCGCGGCCCCGGGGTTCGCCTGCCTGCCCTGCGGGAAAGCCTTCCGCACCGTGGGCGGCCTCTCCCGCCACCAGCACAGCCACGCGCCGGCCAGCGGCCAGGCCTTCCGCTGCGGCAGCTGTGACGCCGCCTTCCCGCAGCTCTCCAGCCTCCTGGCGCACCAGCAGAGCCACgtggaggaggcggcggcggggCGGCCGCCCCCGCAGGCCGAGGCGGCCGAGGTCACCTGTCCCCAGGAACCCCCCGCGCCCACCACGCCCAACCCCGCGCCTGCTGCTCCCGCTGCCACCGCCGCCGAGCGGCCCTACAAGTGTGCGGAGTGCGGGAAGGCCTTCAAGGGCTCCTCtgggctgcgctaccacctgcggGACCACACGGGCGAGCGGCCCTACCAGTGCGGCGAGTGCGGCAAGGCCTTCAAGCGCTCGTCGCTGCTGCAGATCCACCAGCGCGTGCACACCGGCCTGCGCGCCTTCACCTGCGGCCAGTGCGGCCTCACCTTCAAGTGGTCGTCGCACTACCAGTACCACCTGCGGCTGCACTCGGGCGAGCGGCCCTACGCCTGCGGCGAGTGCGGGAAGGCCTTCCGCAACACTTCGTGCCTGCGGCGCCACCGCCATGTGCACACGGGCGAGCGGCCGCACGCCTGCGGGGTCTGCGGCAAGAGCTTCGCGCAGACGTCCAACCTGCGGCAGCACCAGCGTGTGCACACGGGCGAGCGCCCCTTCCGCTGCCCCCTCTGCCCCAAGACCTTCACGCACTCGTCCAACCTGCTGCTGCACCAGCGCACGCACTCGGCCGAGCGCCCCTTCGCCTGCCCGGTGTGCGGCCGCGGCTTCGTCATGGCGGCCTACCTGCAGCGCCACCTGCGGACTCACGCCCCCGCCGGGcagcccgcccccgcccccgcccccgcccggctGGCTGCGGCTCCGGCCGCCTCTCCGGCCACCCAGGACGTCCACgtcctcccccacctgcaggccacGCTCTCCTTGGAGGTGGCAGGGGGCTCGGCCCAGGGCCCAGGCCCGGCTCCCAACTCGCAGGCGTTTCTCCTGGTGCAGACCGCACAGGGGCTGCAGCTCATCCCCAGCCGCGTGCAGCCGCCCCCGCTCCCGCCCCCGCCGGCCCCCCCCAAGCTCATCCTGCTGCCCTCCAGCACCCCTgcgggggggaatggccaccagggccAGCGGGTGGTGGGGAAAGCTGGGCAGGCTGCTGGGGTGGTCTGGCTGCCCGGGCCTGGGGCgctgggggtgcagggagggggCAACTCGGGGGTTagtgggggagggcagggcctCATTGTTTTACAGAATGTGGGGGGTGGGAACTCGGGGCCTCAGGAAGTGAGTCGAGTGCAGCTGCTGCCCCTCCGGCCGGCCCAGGAGGTGACCACGGTCCAGCTGCAGCCAGCCCAGGAGGTGACCACGGTCCAGCTGCAGCCTCTCCAGCCGGCCCAGGAGGTGACCACGGTCCAGCTGCAGCCGGCCCAGGAGGTGACCACAGTCCAGCTGCAGCCTCTCCAGCCGGCCCAGGAG GTGACCACGGTCCAGCTCCAGCCCCTCCGGCAGGCCCAGGAGGTGACCACGGTCCAGCTCCAGCCCCTCCGGCAGTCCCAGGAGGTGACCACGGTCCAGCTGCAGCCTCTCCAGCCGGCCCAGGAGATGACCACGGTCCAGCTGCAGCCACTCCGGCCGGCCCAGGAGGTGACCACGGTCCAGCTGCAGCCCCTCCGGCCGGCCCAGGAGGTGACCACGGTCCAGCTGCAGCCTGTGGCAGGCCAGCTGTCCAATTCCAGCGGGGGGACCATGGCCACGGAGGGCCCCAACCTGCTGGTGGTTCAGAGTGGGGCGGCCGAGGAGCTGCTGGCGGGCTCAGGCCCCGGGGAGGCGGGGGACGGCGAGGCGGACGGCGGTGTGGTGCAGGACGTGCTTTTCGAGACTCTGCAGACGGACGACGGCCTGCAGAGCGTGCTGGTGCTGAGCGGGGCGGACGGGGAGCAGACGCAGCTCTGCGTGCAGGAGGTGGAGGCCCTGCCTCCCGCCCTGGCCGAGCCGCCGGCCCCGGGGCCTCAGGGCCAGAAGCTGCTCATCATCCGCGCGCCGGCCTCGGAGCTGCTGGAGGGCGCGGGCGGTGCCGCCACGCTGCAGCTCCTGGCCCCGCAGCCCCCCGCGCCCGCTCCCGCCGTGCCGCAGGTGGTGCAGGTGCTGCCCGCGGGCGCTGCGCCCGGCGCCCCGGCGCCCCAAAGCCTGCCGGCCATCCAGATCGTGCAGGCCATGCCCGCCGTGCAGCTGGTGCACACCTTCTGA
- the ZNF628 gene encoding zinc finger protein 628 isoform X8, whose amino-acid sequence MLPALCASRPRRQEAAARRELQVPACPARPRGAPERGARRRPMGRGQGGVSAECVVTRGGDVGVCVRERPPIKVGCRAPGPAGRERAPAPPPPLPAAPPGAPPSRRPPRAGSGAQRLAPLVGAAGVMVGAHAAMAPASTAEGAAEKPEKPGPAAPGAAASQYECGECGKSFRWSSRLLHHQRTHTGERPYKCADCPKAFKGSSALLYHQRGHTGERPYQCADCPKAFKRSSLLQIHRSVHTGLRAFTCGQCGLAFKWSSHYQYHLRQHSGERPYACPDCPKAFKNSSSLRRHRHVHTGERPYACGVCGKSFTQSTNLRQHQRVHTGERPFRCPLCPKTFTHSSNLLLHQRTHGAAPGPQPPPLPLQEPSGPRVPSAGPAAATPAVPVPAAAPVAFLSAPSPPAPTPPAPPPVVPELFLAAAETAVELVCRCAGCELAFGSEEQLLQHQPCPGPAVPPAPQEAVPDPLGTELPALLQPGPTQAAAPAAPGFACLPCGKAFRTVGGLSRHQHSHAPASGQAFRCGSCDAAFPQLSSLLAHQQSHVEEAAAGRPPPQAEAAEVTCPQEPPAPTTPNPAPAAPAATAAERPYKCAECGKAFKGSSGLRYHLRDHTGERPYQCGECGKAFKRSSLLQIHQRVHTGLRAFTCGQCGLTFKWSSHYQYHLRLHSGERPYACGECGKAFRNTSCLRRHRHVHTGERPHACGVCGKSFAQTSNLRQHQRVHTGERPFRCPLCPKTFTHSSNLLLHQRTHSAERPFACPVCGRGFVMAAYLQRHLRTHAPAGQPAPAPAPARLAAAPAASPATQDVHVLPHLQATLSLEVAGGSAQGPGPAPNSQAFLLVQTAQGLQLIPSRVQPPPLPPPPAPPKLILLPSSTPAGGNGHQGQRVVGKAGQAAGVVWLPGPGALGVQGGGNSGVSGGGQGLIVLQNVGGGNSGPQEVSRVQLLPLRPAQEVTTVQLQPLQPAQEVTTVQLQPLRQAQEVTTVQLQPAKEVTTVQLQPLRQAQEVTTVQLQPLRQSQEVTTVQLQPLQPAQEMTTVQLQPLRPAQEVTTVQLQPLRPAQEVTTVQLQPVAGQLSNSSGGTMATEGPNLLVVQSGAAEELLAGSGPGEAGDGEADGGVVQDVLFETLQTDDGLQSVLVLSGADGEQTQLCVQEVEALPPALAEPPAPGPQGQKLLIIRAPASELLEGAGGAATLQLLAPQPPAPAPAVPQVVQVLPAGAAPGAPAPQSLPAIQIVQAMPAVQLVHTF is encoded by the exons gtgtgaTGGTGGGCGCGCACGCGGCCATGGCGCCCGCCTCCACGGCGGAGGGGGCGGCGGAGAAGCCGGAGAAGCCGGGCCCCGCAGCCCCCGGCGCGGCCGCCTCGCAGTACGAGTGCGGGGAGTGCGGGAAGTCCTTCCGCTGGTCGTCGCGGCTCCTGCACCACCAGCGCACCCACACCGGGGAGCGGCCCTACAAGTGCGCCGACTGCCCCAAGGCCTTCAAGGGCTCGTCGGCGCTGCTGTACCACCAGCGCGGCCACACGGGCGAGCGGCCCTACCAGTGCGCCGACTGCCCCAAGGCCTTCAAGCGCTCGTCGCTGCTGCAGATCCACCGCAGCGTGCACACCGGCCTGCGCGCCTTCACCTGCGGCCAGTGCGGCCTGGCCTTCAAGTGGTCGTCGCACTACCAGTACCATCTGCGGCAGCACTCGGGCGAGCGGCCCTACGCCTGCCCCGACTGCCCCAAGGCCTTCAAGAACTCGTCCAGCCTGCGGCGCCACCGCCACGTGCACACGGGCGAGCGGCCCTACGCCTGCGGGGTCTGCGGCAAGAGCTTCACGCAGAGCACCAACCTGCGGCAGCACCAGCGCGTGCACACGGGCGAGCGCCCCTTCCGCTGCCCGCTCTGCCCCAAGACCTTCACGCACTCGTCCAACCTGCTGCTGCACCAGCGCACGCACGGCGCCGCCCCGGGCCCGCAGCCGCCGCCCCTCCCGCTGCAGGAGCCCTCGGGGCCCAGGGTCCCCTCCGCGGGCCCCGCCGCCGCCACCCCCGCCGTCCCCGTCCCCGCAGCGGCGCCCGTGGCCTTCCTGTCCGCCCCCAGCCCGCCCGCGCCCACGCCGCCCGCGCCCCCGCCCGTGGTGCCCGAGCTCTTCCTGGCGGCGGCCGAGACCGCGGTGGAGCTGGTCTGCCGATGCGCCGGCTGCGAGCTGGCCTTCGGCAGCGAGGAACAGCTCCTGCAGCACCAGCCCTGCCCCGGACCCGCGGTGCCGCCCGCGCCGCAGGAGGCCGTCCCCGACCCGCTGGGGACCGAGCTGCCCGCGCTGCTCCAGCCGGGCCCCACGCAGGCCGCCGCCCCCGCGGCCCCGGGGTTCGCCTGCCTGCCCTGCGGGAAAGCCTTCCGCACCGTGGGCGGCCTCTCCCGCCACCAGCACAGCCACGCGCCGGCCAGCGGCCAGGCCTTCCGCTGCGGCAGCTGTGACGCCGCCTTCCCGCAGCTCTCCAGCCTCCTGGCGCACCAGCAGAGCCACgtggaggaggcggcggcggggCGGCCGCCCCCGCAGGCCGAGGCGGCCGAGGTCACCTGTCCCCAGGAACCCCCCGCGCCCACCACGCCCAACCCCGCGCCTGCTGCTCCCGCTGCCACCGCCGCCGAGCGGCCCTACAAGTGTGCGGAGTGCGGGAAGGCCTTCAAGGGCTCCTCtgggctgcgctaccacctgcggGACCACACGGGCGAGCGGCCCTACCAGTGCGGCGAGTGCGGCAAGGCCTTCAAGCGCTCGTCGCTGCTGCAGATCCACCAGCGCGTGCACACCGGCCTGCGCGCCTTCACCTGCGGCCAGTGCGGCCTCACCTTCAAGTGGTCGTCGCACTACCAGTACCACCTGCGGCTGCACTCGGGCGAGCGGCCCTACGCCTGCGGCGAGTGCGGGAAGGCCTTCCGCAACACTTCGTGCCTGCGGCGCCACCGCCATGTGCACACGGGCGAGCGGCCGCACGCCTGCGGGGTCTGCGGCAAGAGCTTCGCGCAGACGTCCAACCTGCGGCAGCACCAGCGTGTGCACACGGGCGAGCGCCCCTTCCGCTGCCCCCTCTGCCCCAAGACCTTCACGCACTCGTCCAACCTGCTGCTGCACCAGCGCACGCACTCGGCCGAGCGCCCCTTCGCCTGCCCGGTGTGCGGCCGCGGCTTCGTCATGGCGGCCTACCTGCAGCGCCACCTGCGGACTCACGCCCCCGCCGGGcagcccgcccccgcccccgcccccgcccggctGGCTGCGGCTCCGGCCGCCTCTCCGGCCACCCAGGACGTCCACgtcctcccccacctgcaggccacGCTCTCCTTGGAGGTGGCAGGGGGCTCGGCCCAGGGCCCAGGCCCGGCTCCCAACTCGCAGGCGTTTCTCCTGGTGCAGACCGCACAGGGGCTGCAGCTCATCCCCAGCCGCGTGCAGCCGCCCCCGCTCCCGCCCCCGCCGGCCCCCCCCAAGCTCATCCTGCTGCCCTCCAGCACCCCTgcgggggggaatggccaccagggccAGCGGGTGGTGGGGAAAGCTGGGCAGGCTGCTGGGGTGGTCTGGCTGCCCGGGCCTGGGGCgctgggggtgcagggagggggCAACTCGGGGGTTagtgggggagggcagggcctCATTGTTTTACAGAATGTGGGGGGTGGGAACTCGGGGCCTCAGGAAGTGAGTCGAGTGCAGCTGCTGCCCCTCCGGCCGGCCCAGGAG GTGACCACAGTCCAGCTGCAGCCTCTCCAGCCGGCCCAGGAGGTGACCACGGTCCAGCTCCAGCCCCTCCGGCAGGCTCAGGAGGTGACCACGGTCCAGCTGCAGCCGGCCAAGGAGGTGACCACGGTCCAGCTCCAGCCCCTCCGGCAGGCCCAGGAGGTGACCACGGTCCAGCTCCAGCCCCTCCGGCAGTCCCAGGAGGTGACCACGGTCCAGCTGCAGCCTCTCCAGCCGGCCCAGGAGATGACCACGGTCCAGCTGCAGCCACTCCGGCCGGCCCAGGAGGTGACCACGGTCCAGCTGCAGCCCCTCCGGCCGGCCCAGGAGGTGACCACGGTCCAGCTGCAGCCTGTGGCAGGCCAGCTGTCCAATTCCAGCGGGGGGACCATGGCCACGGAGGGCCCCAACCTGCTGGTGGTTCAGAGTGGGGCGGCCGAGGAGCTGCTGGCGGGCTCAGGCCCCGGGGAGGCGGGGGACGGCGAGGCGGACGGCGGTGTGGTGCAGGACGTGCTTTTCGAGACTCTGCAGACGGACGACGGCCTGCAGAGCGTGCTGGTGCTGAGCGGGGCGGACGGGGAGCAGACGCAGCTCTGCGTGCAGGAGGTGGAGGCCCTGCCTCCCGCCCTGGCCGAGCCGCCGGCCCCGGGGCCTCAGGGCCAGAAGCTGCTCATCATCCGCGCGCCGGCCTCGGAGCTGCTGGAGGGCGCGGGCGGTGCCGCCACGCTGCAGCTCCTGGCCCCGCAGCCCCCCGCGCCCGCTCCCGCCGTGCCGCAGGTGGTGCAGGTGCTGCCCGCGGGCGCTGCGCCCGGCGCCCCGGCGCCCCAAAGCCTGCCGGCCATCCAGATCGTGCAGGCCATGCCCGCCGTGCAGCTGGTGCACACCTTCTGA